In Raphanus sativus cultivar WK10039 chromosome 5, ASM80110v3, whole genome shotgun sequence, the following proteins share a genomic window:
- the LOC108858281 gene encoding uncharacterized protein LOC108858281, with protein sequence MGLYALHHNSRITFESAKRIFDDEAMMSYPWGRISYEVFVDSIKMLDPQGRTYTINGMNDVLLIWAYESVIFFGERFGRAFNNEDNNEDILLLRWGGKRTRVSFQRLFSEEIREHGRMRVRNMVMKESVEEMFPQWLGEADDPLLVNFISDIHTSRFVRGFWEVKGHEEKKRMKGGLSSEAESPTKKQKKVKKQKKVNTCEGEAVATLAQKTVDDIVNERLKVLGIGQNFIGNNTHENSLSSPQNVPQTIKQKSINNPLATVYKTPTDEADAKEVAAKKVAAKKVVAAPAKPDHLYFLGISPTKDVKVPKRPSYGRGCKVNLKQKDEDVLTQKAEAALKKKEAAELKKKEVVELKKQTAAAKKKQAELKKQEAAAKKKAVASKKQKVGEIKRRALLYHVPM encoded by the exons ATGGGACTCTATGCTTTGCATCATAATTCTAGGATAACATTTGAAAGTGCAAAAAGAATATTCGACGATGAAGCCATGATGTCGTATCCATGGGGTCGAATTTCATATGAAGTTTTTGTTGACTCTATTAAAATGTTGGATCCACAAGGAAGGACATACACCATAAACGGCATGAATGACGTTTTATTGATTTGGGCGTATGAATCTGTCATTTTTTTCGGAGAGCGGTTTGGGAGAGCGTTCAACAATGAAGACAACAATGAAGACATTCTGCTTTTGCGATGGGGTGGAAAGCGTACACGTGTTAGTTTCCAACGTTTATTCTCTGAGGAGATCAGAGAGCACGGCCGG ATGCGTGTTAGGAATATGGTTATGAAGGAATCAGTTGAAGAGATGTTTCCTCAATGGCTGGGTGAAGCTGACGACCCACTACTCGTTAATTTTATATCCGACATACATACTAGTAGATTTGTTAGAGGTTTTTGGGAAGTGAAGGGTCACGAggagaagaaaagaatgaaGGGTGGACTTTCGTCAGAAGCTGAGTCACCCACTAAGAAGCAGAAGAAAGTTAAGAAACAGAAGAAAGTGAACACTTGTGAAGGTGAAGCTGTTGCAACG TTAGCCCAGAAGACTGTTGATGATATAGTGAATGAGCGTCTGAAAGTTCTGGGGATAGGTCAAAACTTCATTGGTAACAACACTCACGAGAATTCTTTATCCTCACCACAGAATGTACCACAGACTATAAAGCAGAAGTCCATTAATAATCCACTAGCAACGGTATATAAGACCCCTACTG ATGAGGCTGATGCAAAAGAGGTTGCTGCGAAGAAGGTTGCTGCGAAGAAGGTCGTTGCAGCTCCTGCTAAACCTGATCATCTTTATTTCCTTGGTATTTCTCCTACTAAGGATGTTAAGGTACCTAAGCGTCCAAGTTATGGACGCGGCTGCAAGGTcaatctaaaacaaaaagatgagGATGTGTTAACTCAGAAGGCAGAGGCTGCTTTAAAGAAGAAGGAAGCGGCTGAGTTAAAGAAAAAGGAAGTGGTTGAGTTAAAAAAGCAAACAGCCGCTGCTAAGAAAAAACAGGCCGAGTTAAAGAAGCAAGAAGccgctgctaagaagaaggcgGTTGCGtcaaagaagcaaaaggtgggtGAGATAAAAAGGAGGGCTTTACTATACCACGTGCCAATGTAA